The following are encoded in a window of Arthrobacter sp. OAP107 genomic DNA:
- a CDS encoding Nif3-like dinuclear metal center hexameric protein, whose product MEPVNSDVAAEPEDVPDAAESPAAATLGQLMLAVEELWPESLAEAWDEVGLVAGHPSAEVTRVMFAVDPTLEVIDEAIEWGAELLITHHPLLLKGVTSVAANTPKGRAVHRLIESGTALLTVHTNGDSAVGGVSDVLADALGLENVSPLTPAADGLPEEGIGRVGDLNESITLGDFAARVFGILPSVAGGVRVSGDKDGLVQRVAVCGGAGDSLFDEVRASNADLYVTADLRHHPASEAREAAVNGRPYLIDVSHFASEWLWLPAAAEALGNVLADQGLDVEIRVSTTNSDPWDFILTPG is encoded by the coding sequence ATGGAACCTGTGAACAGTGACGTTGCAGCGGAACCGGAAGACGTTCCCGACGCCGCGGAGTCACCCGCCGCTGCAACGCTGGGGCAGCTCATGCTGGCCGTGGAGGAGCTCTGGCCGGAGTCGCTCGCAGAGGCATGGGACGAGGTGGGCCTCGTGGCCGGCCATCCGTCCGCCGAAGTCACGCGCGTCATGTTCGCGGTGGATCCCACGCTCGAAGTCATCGACGAGGCCATCGAATGGGGCGCCGAGCTGCTCATCACGCATCACCCCCTCCTCCTCAAGGGCGTCACCTCCGTCGCCGCCAACACACCCAAGGGCCGCGCGGTCCACCGGCTGATCGAATCCGGCACCGCCCTGCTGACGGTCCACACCAACGGAGACTCAGCCGTGGGCGGCGTTTCCGACGTCCTGGCCGACGCCCTGGGCCTGGAGAACGTATCGCCACTGACCCCGGCAGCCGACGGTCTTCCCGAGGAAGGCATCGGGCGCGTCGGGGACCTCAACGAGTCAATAACCCTGGGCGATTTCGCCGCGCGGGTCTTCGGCATTCTTCCCTCGGTGGCCGGCGGAGTGCGGGTGTCCGGGGACAAGGATGGGCTGGTGCAGCGGGTTGCCGTGTGCGGCGGGGCCGGGGATTCCCTCTTTGATGAGGTCCGGGCGAGCAACGCGGACCTGTACGTCACCGCGGACCTCCGCCACCACCCGGCGTCCGAAGCCAGGGAGGCTGCCGTGAACGGCCGGCCCTACCTCATCGATGTATCGCATTTCGCCAGCGAATGGCTCTGGCTGCCGGCCGCAGCCGAGGCCCTGGGCAACGTGCTCGCGGACCAGGGCCTCGACGTCGAAATCCGGGTCAGCACCACCAACAGTGATCCGTGGGACTTCATACTCACTCCCGGCTAA
- a CDS encoding C4-type zinc ribbon domain-containing protein, producing MAKAAPAEQLKLLELQGLDARLKSLSNRRRSLENDPRITDLEAALSVANGELGAAKLAVHDAEAELKRAEADVEQVATRIERDEARLNSGTGLSKDLVALQKDIASLNKRRSDLEDVELEVLERLDGLRERQAAQQSIVDDIQGSFGGIRAELDAALAEVAAEENEVARKRRDFAAGLDTGMLAVYEKTLARRGVGAARLFHGTSEGSGMQLSPGDLAEIKAAAEDDIVFCPDSGCILVRSAEWG from the coding sequence GTGGCCAAGGCAGCACCGGCTGAACAATTGAAGTTGCTAGAGCTCCAGGGCCTGGATGCCCGGCTGAAGTCATTGTCCAACCGCCGCCGCAGCCTTGAAAACGATCCCCGGATCACTGATCTTGAGGCCGCCCTCAGCGTTGCCAACGGGGAACTGGGCGCCGCGAAACTCGCCGTCCACGACGCCGAAGCGGAACTGAAGCGGGCCGAAGCGGACGTGGAGCAGGTGGCCACCCGGATCGAACGGGACGAGGCCCGGCTCAACAGCGGCACCGGGCTCTCCAAGGACCTCGTCGCCCTGCAAAAGGATATTGCCTCGCTCAACAAGCGCCGTTCAGACTTGGAGGACGTCGAACTGGAGGTCCTGGAGCGGCTGGACGGCCTGCGCGAAAGGCAGGCGGCGCAGCAGAGCATCGTGGACGACATCCAGGGCTCATTCGGCGGGATCAGGGCCGAGCTCGACGCCGCGCTGGCCGAGGTCGCGGCCGAGGAGAACGAGGTGGCCCGCAAGCGGAGGGACTTCGCCGCAGGGCTGGACACAGGAATGCTCGCGGTCTACGAGAAAACGCTGGCCCGCCGCGGAGTGGGTGCCGCAAGGCTCTTCCACGGCACGTCCGAAGGGTCGGGCATGCAGCTGAGCCCCGGCGACCTGGCCGAGATCAAGGCCGCCGCCGAGGACGACATCGTCTTCTGCCCCGACTCCGGCTGCATCCTGGTGCGTTCCGCGGAGTGGGGCTGA
- a CDS encoding peroxide stress protein YaaA translates to MLILLPPSEGKTPAVRGEAMDWASLSFPVLNTYRAKVLDALGTVSAHEDALALLGVGASLKDDVERNTRLHVEPAAPAHQVYSGVLYDALGYKSMTPAQRRRADESVLVISALWGAIRFADSVPAYRLSMSTALPDVGRLASFWKPQLTDALGEIAGGSLLVDCRSSTYAAAWAPPPVDTVTVNVFTEVNGARKVVSHFAKHTRGELARHLLTRRGKAPATPEQLRKAAAEKWQAELVPGTARKAHALNIILPG, encoded by the coding sequence GTGCTGATTCTGCTCCCCCCATCCGAAGGCAAGACTCCGGCCGTCCGCGGCGAGGCCATGGACTGGGCTTCGTTGAGTTTCCCTGTGCTGAACACCTACCGGGCCAAGGTGCTCGATGCGCTGGGGACAGTCAGTGCGCACGAGGATGCCCTCGCCCTCCTGGGCGTTGGAGCCTCCCTCAAGGACGACGTCGAACGCAACACCCGGCTCCACGTCGAACCGGCGGCGCCGGCACACCAGGTGTATTCCGGCGTGCTGTACGACGCCCTCGGCTACAAGTCGATGACGCCGGCACAGCGGCGCCGTGCGGATGAATCAGTGCTGGTCATCTCCGCGCTGTGGGGCGCCATCCGGTTCGCTGACTCCGTGCCCGCCTACCGGCTGTCCATGTCAACGGCATTGCCCGACGTCGGACGCCTTGCCTCATTCTGGAAACCGCAGCTTACCGATGCCCTCGGCGAAATTGCCGGCGGCAGTCTACTGGTCGACTGCCGGTCCAGCACCTACGCAGCGGCCTGGGCTCCCCCGCCGGTGGACACCGTGACGGTCAACGTGTTCACGGAGGTGAACGGCGCGCGCAAGGTGGTCAGCCACTTTGCCAAGCACACCCGGGGCGAGCTGGCCCGGCACCTGCTGACGCGGCGCGGCAAAGCCCCGGCGACGCCGGAGCAGCTGCGGAAGGCGGCGGCCGAGAAGTGGCAGGCGGAACTCGTTCCGGGCACCGCACGCAAGGCACACGCCCTCAACATCATCCTGCCGGGCTAG
- a CDS encoding alpha/beta hydrolase-fold protein, with amino-acid sequence MDQSSFPRPSFPRRRMLQLAAAAGLSAAATSACTGTPSPIPGPTTANTATAGPVPDSGGPTTSAEATTAAPPAPPASVPPSTVPASAVPIPAVSTRTGGFVSRFRPAVITRWSLAVPLAEEANQLLPVAVFLHGLGGSHEVLLLDLAADRALQRHLDDGGLPFAVAAVDGGDSWWHARADGSDTQSMLVQEFLPFLGEQGLDLGKVGIFGTSMGGFGALLLASRGRVSGLRGVAAMSPAVWSSYEEGIQGAFDGPADFAANNVFALRPRLAAIPKRIDCGSEDDLAATVRRYRSGLPGRVEGGFQPGGHDALYWRSILPDVLDFLGRSLG; translated from the coding sequence ATGGACCAGTCGTCCTTTCCGCGGCCGTCCTTTCCACGGCGGCGCATGCTGCAGCTGGCAGCCGCTGCCGGTCTGAGTGCGGCCGCGACGTCAGCCTGCACCGGCACGCCGTCACCGATTCCCGGCCCGACGACGGCCAACACCGCCACCGCCGGCCCGGTGCCCGATTCCGGCGGACCGACGACTTCGGCAGAGGCAACGACGGCGGCCCCGCCGGCTCCGCCAGCATCCGTGCCGCCTTCCACGGTGCCGGCTTCCGCCGTGCCGATTCCCGCGGTGTCGACCCGGACAGGCGGCTTTGTGTCCCGCTTCCGCCCGGCAGTCATCACCCGCTGGTCCCTGGCCGTGCCGCTTGCGGAGGAGGCCAACCAGCTGCTGCCGGTGGCGGTCTTCCTGCACGGGCTCGGCGGCAGCCACGAGGTTCTGTTGCTCGACCTCGCGGCGGACCGTGCACTGCAGCGCCACCTGGACGACGGCGGGCTGCCCTTTGCGGTGGCCGCCGTGGACGGCGGCGACTCCTGGTGGCACGCCCGCGCCGACGGCAGCGATACGCAGTCCATGCTGGTGCAGGAGTTCCTGCCGTTCCTGGGCGAACAGGGGCTGGATCTCGGAAAGGTCGGCATCTTCGGCACGTCGATGGGAGGGTTCGGCGCCCTCCTCCTGGCGTCGCGGGGCAGGGTGTCCGGGCTTCGCGGGGTGGCTGCCATGAGCCCGGCCGTCTGGTCCAGCTATGAGGAGGGGATACAGGGCGCCTTCGACGGCCCGGCTGACTTCGCAGCGAACAACGTTTTTGCGCTCCGGCCGAGGCTTGCAGCGATTCCGAAGCGGATCGATTGCGGCAGTGAGGATGATCTGGCCGCCACAGTTCGCCGGTACCGTTCGGGACTTCCCGGCCGTGTGGAGGGCGGCTTCCAACCCGGCGGCCACGACGCCTTGTACTGGAGGTCCATCCTGCCGGACGTGCTGGACTTCCTGGGCCGTTCGCTGGGCTGA
- a CDS encoding glyceraldehyde-3-phosphate dehydrogenase, translating into MSQTSDSCLDTWMGREALAEAMIPVIGRLYRENNVVTSIHGRSLINKSTMNILKAHRFARRISKDELLLEETAPLLNMLAQLDLGAAAIDIARLNQKFKSDGAGMALEEFLRAELAEIVGKRGADDRTSTDVVLYGFGRIGRLLARLLIEKAGGGHGLRLRAIVVRRGSDNDLAKRASLLRRDSVHGSFEGTIRVDTEANTITANGVQIQVIYSDNPATIDYTAYGINNALVVDNTGRWRDAEGLGQHLLSKGVAKVLLTAPGKGELKNIVHGINHGDITDSDRIVTAASCTTNAITPVLKALNDKYGVIHGHVETVHSFTNDQNLIDNFHKGDRRGRSAALNMVITETGAAKAVAKALPELQGKLSGSSIRVPTPDVSLAVLNLNLEKGTTKDEVNDYLREMSLHSELRKQIDYIDSPEVVSTDFVGSRRAGIVDGLATISNDKNLVVYVWYDNEFGYSCQVVRVMEEMAGVNPPAFPAKDSEKDAAPVLAVAAPA; encoded by the coding sequence GTGAGCCAGACGTCAGATTCTTGTCTTGATACGTGGATGGGCCGGGAGGCACTTGCCGAGGCCATGATCCCGGTTATCGGCCGGCTGTACCGTGAAAACAACGTGGTTACCTCCATCCACGGTCGCAGCCTGATCAACAAGTCCACCATGAACATCCTGAAGGCCCACCGTTTCGCGCGCCGGATCAGCAAGGACGAACTGCTCCTGGAGGAGACAGCTCCGCTGCTGAACATGCTGGCACAGCTGGACCTGGGTGCCGCTGCCATCGACATCGCCCGCCTGAACCAGAAGTTCAAGTCCGACGGCGCGGGCATGGCTTTGGAGGAATTCCTCCGTGCAGAGCTGGCCGAGATCGTGGGCAAGCGCGGCGCTGACGACCGCACCAGCACCGACGTCGTGCTTTACGGCTTCGGCCGGATCGGCCGGCTCCTGGCCCGCCTCCTCATCGAAAAGGCCGGCGGCGGCCACGGCCTGCGCCTGCGCGCCATCGTGGTCCGGCGCGGTTCCGACAATGACCTGGCCAAGCGTGCCAGCCTGCTGCGCCGCGACTCCGTGCACGGCTCCTTCGAGGGAACCATCCGCGTTGACACCGAAGCCAACACCATCACGGCCAACGGCGTCCAGATCCAGGTCATCTACTCGGACAACCCCGCCACCATCGACTACACCGCCTACGGGATCAACAACGCCCTCGTGGTGGACAACACCGGCCGCTGGCGCGATGCCGAAGGCCTCGGCCAGCACCTGCTGAGCAAGGGCGTGGCCAAGGTCCTGCTGACCGCACCGGGCAAGGGCGAGCTGAAGAACATCGTCCACGGCATCAACCATGGCGACATCACTGATTCGGACCGGATCGTGACGGCGGCTTCCTGCACCACCAACGCCATCACCCCGGTCCTGAAGGCCCTCAACGACAAGTACGGCGTCATCCACGGCCACGTGGAGACCGTGCACTCGTTCACGAACGACCAGAACCTGATCGACAACTTCCACAAGGGCGACCGGCGCGGACGTTCCGCCGCGCTGAACATGGTGATCACCGAAACCGGCGCCGCCAAGGCCGTCGCCAAGGCACTGCCCGAACTGCAGGGCAAGCTCTCCGGCAGTTCCATCCGGGTCCCCACCCCGGACGTGTCCCTGGCCGTCCTGAACCTCAACCTGGAAAAGGGAACCACCAAGGACGAGGTCAACGACTACCTGCGCGAGATGTCGCTGCACTCGGAGCTGCGCAAGCAGATCGACTACATCGACTCGCCCGAGGTTGTTTCCACCGACTTCGTCGGCTCCCGCCGTGCCGGCATCGTTGACGGCCTCGCCACCATCTCCAACGACAAGAACCTGGTTGTTTACGTCTGGTACGACAACGAGTTCGGCTACAGCTGCCAGGTGGTCCGCGTCATGGAGGAAATGGCAGGGGTCAACCCGCCTGCCTTCCCTGCCAAGGACTCCGAAAAGGACGCCGCCCCGGTCCTGGCCGTGGCAGCCCCGGCCTAA
- a CDS encoding HNH endonuclease family protein has translation MSVNWAGYRNARRRSRQAGGVLGVAAVSVVTGTVWFFTAGQFLAAEPAVSGPSEAPVFDAAWMKPVTPPYPVPLGGAAAALEALPVKGRASGGDYDRSAFGQAWQDADHNGCDTRNDILRRDLHDVAFTKGSKCKVAAGTMHEPYVGLVVRFVRGAESSKDVQIDHVVALGDAWQKGAQQLTAQARQNLANDPLNLIAADGDANQGKSASDAAAWLPKNKALRCHYVARQVSVKAAYGLWVTQPEKDAMARVLESCPEQQTVVPR, from the coding sequence ATGAGCGTCAACTGGGCCGGCTACCGGAATGCCCGCCGGCGCTCCCGGCAGGCCGGGGGGGTGCTCGGTGTGGCTGCGGTATCGGTGGTGACGGGCACCGTGTGGTTTTTTACGGCGGGCCAGTTCCTCGCCGCCGAGCCTGCGGTGTCCGGACCCAGCGAGGCGCCGGTGTTCGATGCCGCCTGGATGAAGCCGGTGACGCCTCCGTACCCGGTCCCGCTGGGCGGCGCGGCCGCCGCACTGGAAGCCCTGCCTGTGAAGGGCAGGGCATCCGGCGGCGACTACGACCGGTCGGCGTTCGGCCAGGCCTGGCAGGACGCCGACCACAACGGCTGCGACACGCGCAACGACATCCTGCGCCGGGACCTTCACGACGTTGCTTTCACCAAGGGATCAAAGTGCAAGGTTGCCGCCGGCACCATGCATGAGCCGTACGTGGGTCTGGTGGTGAGGTTTGTCCGCGGAGCAGAGTCCAGCAAGGACGTGCAGATCGACCACGTCGTCGCGCTGGGTGATGCCTGGCAGAAGGGTGCCCAGCAGTTGACTGCGCAAGCCCGGCAGAACCTTGCCAACGATCCGCTCAACCTCATTGCCGCGGACGGTGACGCCAACCAGGGGAAAAGCGCGTCGGACGCCGCCGCCTGGCTGCCGAAGAACAAGGCGCTCCGGTGCCACTATGTGGCGCGGCAGGTTTCGGTGAAGGCAGCGTACGGCCTCTGGGTCACCCAGCCGGAGAAGGACGCCATGGCCCGCGTGCTGGAGTCATGCCCGGAGCAGCAGACGGTGGTGCCCCGGTAG
- the def gene encoding peptide deformylase, translating into MTVLPITIWGEPVLHRRAAEVEEFDDGLRQLIADMFETNDKANGVGLAAPQIGVGKRIFVYKYENEDGAPPAGAVVNPVLTLSKVSGALPDPDEEVEGCLSFPGEQYPLKRAEWVRVQGFDGHGNPVDFEATGWFARIIQHEYDHLDGKLYVNRLIDRYARKAMKQAKKSGWGVPGLTWMPGVDPDPFGH; encoded by the coding sequence ATGACCGTTCTGCCCATCACCATCTGGGGTGAGCCGGTGCTGCACCGCCGGGCTGCCGAAGTGGAGGAGTTCGACGACGGGCTTCGCCAGCTGATTGCCGACATGTTCGAAACGAACGACAAGGCGAACGGCGTCGGACTGGCGGCGCCGCAGATCGGCGTGGGCAAGCGGATCTTCGTCTACAAGTACGAGAACGAGGACGGTGCTCCCCCGGCCGGCGCGGTGGTCAACCCAGTGCTGACCCTCTCCAAGGTGTCCGGGGCACTGCCGGATCCGGACGAGGAAGTGGAGGGCTGCCTTTCCTTCCCCGGCGAGCAGTATCCCCTCAAGCGCGCCGAATGGGTGCGGGTGCAGGGCTTTGACGGGCACGGAAACCCGGTGGATTTCGAGGCGACCGGCTGGTTCGCCCGCATCATCCAGCACGAATACGACCACCTGGACGGCAAGCTCTACGTCAACCGTCTCATCGACAGGTATGCCCGCAAGGCGATGAAGCAGGCCAAGAAGAGCGGCTGGGGCGTCCCGGGCCTGACCTGGATGCCGGGCGTTGACCCGGACCCGTTCGGCCACTGA
- the orn gene encoding oligoribonuclease, with product MPITNERIVWIDCEMTGLDSVNDALIEVAALVTDSELNVLGDGVDVVIKPDDAALAQMNDFVRDMHTRSGLLNELPAGKTMAEAEALVLDYIRKWVPDPRKAPLAGNSVGTDRVFLARDMPSVVEHLHYRIIDVSTIKELARRWYARAYFQAPAKHGGHRALGDIKDSIDELRYYREAVFVPAPGPDSATAQKISQRISASPSAVELPSAVDQQAAETATPPAAQQSGK from the coding sequence GTGCCTATTACTAATGAACGCATCGTCTGGATCGACTGCGAAATGACCGGCCTGGACAGCGTCAACGACGCCCTCATCGAGGTTGCGGCCCTGGTGACCGACTCCGAACTCAACGTCCTCGGCGACGGGGTGGACGTGGTCATCAAGCCTGACGACGCCGCCCTCGCGCAGATGAACGACTTCGTCCGGGACATGCACACCCGGTCAGGCCTGCTGAACGAGCTTCCGGCCGGCAAAACCATGGCGGAAGCCGAAGCCCTGGTGCTGGACTACATCCGCAAGTGGGTTCCAGACCCCCGCAAGGCGCCCCTCGCCGGCAACTCGGTGGGAACGGACCGGGTCTTCCTTGCCCGGGACATGCCCTCGGTGGTGGAGCACCTGCACTACCGCATCATCGACGTCAGCACCATCAAGGAACTTGCCCGGCGCTGGTATGCGCGCGCCTACTTCCAGGCGCCGGCCAAGCACGGCGGACACCGTGCCCTCGGGGACATCAAGGATTCCATCGACGAACTCCGGTACTACCGGGAAGCTGTCTTCGTGCCAGCCCCCGGACCGGACAGTGCCACGGCCCAGAAGATCTCGCAGCGCATCTCGGCGTCGCCCTCCGCTGTCGAGCTGCCCTCCGCTGTCGACCAGCAGGCCGCGGAAACTGCTACGCCGCCCGCTGCGCAGCAGTCCGGAAAGTAA
- the mptB gene encoding polyprenol phosphomannose-dependent alpha 1,6 mannosyltransferase MptB, whose amino-acid sequence MTAPVPAIGETATGTSTDLARLEVENPRSPILSGFIGSMFLLIGSLGVGWLAPVSELRRMPLFIWMRTEAFGVGLSIVLLAVGGMLLVRAWLRLGQHVHVWGREARKATLQAVVAWGLPMMFTVPLFSRDVYAYIGQGRLMVEGFNPYENGISALSNYFQLGADKMWTEAPVPYGQVFLWIEQFVVWSTNVQPEASIMLFRLAALAGVVLCIIYVPKLAELHGVNPHRALWLTAANPLFLTNFIASVHNDSLMIGLALAGLYYCATRRVILGIVLVTASIAVKPITVVFLPFIGLLWAGKRASWPRKFVFWGLTAGISFALLYAMSLVNGFGFGWINGLSAPGSVWIWYAPVGLLGLVVASIANAFSLDGWGLAKWVYDAGKLLAVGIVAWQIFRGEHDRLMRRLTLAFAAVVVLAPMIQSWYVVWLIPLFAVTGIRDDWQVKALYFIVSFFMVYAISDQLEVFPYLQTDDLGLALALARNAAAIIALLFALYLIFLDRSTKLLFSKADQPVTTRPVI is encoded by the coding sequence ATGACGGCGCCTGTGCCTGCGATAGGGGAAACGGCCACCGGCACTTCCACGGACCTGGCCCGGCTGGAGGTGGAGAACCCGCGCTCACCGATTCTCTCCGGTTTCATCGGTTCCATGTTCCTGCTCATCGGATCGCTCGGCGTCGGCTGGCTGGCGCCGGTTTCGGAGCTGCGGCGGATGCCCCTGTTCATCTGGATGCGCACCGAGGCGTTCGGCGTCGGGCTGTCCATCGTGCTGCTTGCGGTGGGCGGCATGCTGCTGGTCCGGGCCTGGCTCAGGCTAGGACAGCACGTGCACGTGTGGGGCAGGGAAGCCCGCAAGGCCACGCTCCAGGCCGTTGTCGCGTGGGGCCTTCCGATGATGTTCACCGTCCCGTTGTTCAGCCGGGACGTCTACGCCTACATCGGCCAGGGCAGGCTGATGGTGGAGGGCTTCAACCCGTACGAGAACGGCATCTCGGCGCTGTCCAACTACTTCCAGCTGGGCGCGGACAAGATGTGGACCGAGGCCCCGGTTCCCTATGGCCAGGTGTTTTTGTGGATCGAGCAGTTCGTGGTCTGGTCCACTAACGTCCAGCCGGAAGCCAGCATCATGCTGTTCAGGCTGGCCGCGCTGGCGGGCGTGGTGCTCTGCATCATCTACGTCCCAAAGCTCGCCGAGCTGCACGGGGTCAATCCGCATCGTGCCCTCTGGCTGACGGCGGCGAATCCGCTCTTCCTGACCAACTTCATCGCCAGCGTCCACAACGATTCACTCATGATTGGGCTGGCCCTCGCGGGCCTCTACTACTGCGCCACGCGGCGGGTCATCCTGGGCATCGTCCTCGTCACGGCCTCCATCGCGGTGAAGCCGATCACCGTGGTGTTCCTTCCGTTCATCGGTCTGCTCTGGGCCGGCAAGAGGGCCAGCTGGCCCAGGAAGTTCGTGTTCTGGGGCCTCACCGCCGGAATCAGTTTTGCCCTGCTTTATGCCATGAGCCTGGTGAACGGCTTCGGGTTCGGCTGGATCAACGGCCTCTCCGCGCCGGGCAGCGTGTGGATCTGGTACGCCCCCGTGGGGCTGCTTGGCCTGGTGGTCGCGTCCATCGCCAACGCGTTCAGCCTGGACGGCTGGGGTCTGGCCAAATGGGTTTACGACGCCGGCAAGCTCCTCGCCGTGGGCATCGTCGCCTGGCAGATCTTCCGCGGCGAACACGACCGTCTTATGCGCCGCCTGACGCTGGCCTTCGCCGCTGTTGTGGTGCTGGCGCCCATGATCCAGTCCTGGTACGTGGTGTGGCTGATTCCGTTGTTCGCCGTCACGGGCATCCGTGACGACTGGCAGGTCAAGGCGCTCTACTTCATCGTCTCGTTCTTCATGGTCTATGCCATCTCCGACCAGCTCGAAGTCTTCCCCTACCTCCAGACCGACGATCTGGGCCTGGCACTGGCGCTTGCCCGCAATGCGGCCGCCATCATCGCCCTGCTGTTTGCGCTGTACCTGATCTTCCTGGACCGCAGCACCAAGCTGCTGTTCAGCAAGGCGGACCAGCCCGTCACCACGCGCCCGGTCATCTGA